Proteins co-encoded in one Desulfitobacterium hafniense DCB-2 genomic window:
- a CDS encoding group II intron maturase-specific domain-containing protein: MEAVAARLNPIIRGWAGYFGCY; encoded by the coding sequence ATTGAAGCAGTGGCAGCAAGGCTTAATCCTATTATTCGTGGATGGGCGGGATATTTCGGATGCTACTGA